One region of Zingiber officinale cultivar Zhangliang chromosome 7B, Zo_v1.1, whole genome shotgun sequence genomic DNA includes:
- the LOC122006172 gene encoding ubiquinol-cytochrome c reductase complex 6.7 kDa protein-like, with amino-acid sequence MQTLLFSPNRSFWLWPDMAIGSAAAAGSGLFNFLRPRLRPQPTDVAAAATWGVAATVTALWLIQPFDWLKKQLFEKTESGS; translated from the exons ATGCAGACTCTCCTCTTCTCACCTAATCGATCGTTTTGGCTGTGGCCAGATATGGCAATTggatccgccgccgccgccggatCAGGTCTGTTCAACTTCCTCCGGCCGCGCCTCCGACCGCAACCAACGGACGTCGCCGCTGCAGCCACCTGGGGTGTGGCTGCCACTGTCACCGCCCTCTGGCTCATCCAG CCTTTTGATTGGTTGAAGAAACAACTTTTCGAAAAAACAGAGTCTGGGAGTTAA